From Argopecten irradians isolate NY chromosome 2, Ai_NY, whole genome shotgun sequence, the proteins below share one genomic window:
- the LOC138314781 gene encoding cAMP-responsive element modulator-like isoform X3 codes for MFLQPSSKRMSENVNSDDIDGNPAAMSVVHMPSLNQPVQVQSVIHSNQPSVIQTAGPNIQTIQVVRVAAVDDDMNEDSEGKKRREILSRRPSYRKILNELSSSPVPKIEEESNSSQSQDGESQEAATNLSTHNNVQFQQVVPSGAIQITSDGTSVAQGLQTLTMTNASPTTSAATGATIVQYAQGPDGQFYIPGTVQAYQIATSGSIPQGVVMATAGSPMSSPTNMGEEASRKRELRLLKNREAARECRRKKKDYVKCLENRVAVLENQNKTLIEELKALKELYCQKEG; via the exons ATGTTTTTGCAGCCTTCTTCGAAGAGGATGTCAGAGAATGTGAATTCTGATGACATTGATGGGAACCCTGCTGCCATGTCTGTGGTACATATGCCATCCTTGAACCAACCAGTTCAAGTACAGTCTGTTATCCACTCAAATCAACCCTCTGTCATACAGACTGCAGGACCAAATATACAGACAATTCAGGTTGTGAGA GTGGCAGCTGTAGATGATGATATGAATGAAGACTCTGAAGGGAAAAAGCGTAGAGAAATTCTATCAAGACGACCCTCTTACAG AAAAATATTGAATGAGTTGTCATCATCTCCGGTACCGAAAATTGAAGAGGAGTCAAATAGTAGCCAAAGTCAAGATGGAGAGAGCCAGGAGGCAGCTACTAATCTGTCCACACATAACAATGTCCAGTTCCAGCAAG TAGTCCCCTCTGGAGCTATTCAAATAACATCTGATGGCACATCAGTAGCACAGGGTCTTCAGACATTGACCATGACCAATGCCAGTCCTACAACATCTGCTGCAACAGGTGCAACCATTGTGCAGTATGCACAGGGGCCAGATGGACAGTTTTACATACCAG gtacagtACAAGCGTACCAAATAGCAACATCTGGTTCAATACCCCAGGGTGTTGTGATGGCTACAGCTGGCAGTCCAATGTCTAGTCCTACCAATATGGGAGAGGAGGCATCACGCAAACGAGAACTCAGACTTTTGAAAAATAG GGAAGCAGCTCGAGAATGTCGTCGGAAAAAGAAAGATTATGTTAAGTGCTTGGAAAACAGAGTTGCTGTTCttgaaaatcaaaacaagacattgatagAGGAGTTAAAAGCTTTAAAAGAACTGTACTGTCAGAAGGAAGGATAA
- the LOC138314781 gene encoding cAMP-responsive element modulator-like isoform X4, with translation MFLQPSSKRMSENVNSDDIDGNPAAMSVVHMPSLNQPVQVQSVIHSNQPSVIQTAGPNIQTIQVVRVAAVDDDMNEDSEGKKRREILSRRPSYRKILNELSSSPVPKIEEESNSSQSQDGESQEAATNLSTHNNVQFQQVPSGAIQITSDGTSVAQGLQTLTMTNASPTTSAATGATIVQYAQGPDGQFYIPGTVQAYQIATSGSIPQGVVMATAGSPMSSPTNMGEEASRKRELRLLKNREAARECRRKKKDYVKCLENRVAVLENQNKTLIEELKALKELYCQKEG, from the exons ATGTTTTTGCAGCCTTCTTCGAAGAGGATGTCAGAGAATGTGAATTCTGATGACATTGATGGGAACCCTGCTGCCATGTCTGTGGTACATATGCCATCCTTGAACCAACCAGTTCAAGTACAGTCTGTTATCCACTCAAATCAACCCTCTGTCATACAGACTGCAGGACCAAATATACAGACAATTCAGGTTGTGAGA GTGGCAGCTGTAGATGATGATATGAATGAAGACTCTGAAGGGAAAAAGCGTAGAGAAATTCTATCAAGACGACCCTCTTACAG AAAAATATTGAATGAGTTGTCATCATCTCCGGTACCGAAAATTGAAGAGGAGTCAAATAGTAGCCAAAGTCAAGATGGAGAGAGCCAGGAGGCAGCTACTAATCTGTCCACACATAACAATGTCCAGTTCCAGCAAG TCCCCTCTGGAGCTATTCAAATAACATCTGATGGCACATCAGTAGCACAGGGTCTTCAGACATTGACCATGACCAATGCCAGTCCTACAACATCTGCTGCAACAGGTGCAACCATTGTGCAGTATGCACAGGGGCCAGATGGACAGTTTTACATACCAG gtacagtACAAGCGTACCAAATAGCAACATCTGGTTCAATACCCCAGGGTGTTGTGATGGCTACAGCTGGCAGTCCAATGTCTAGTCCTACCAATATGGGAGAGGAGGCATCACGCAAACGAGAACTCAGACTTTTGAAAAATAG GGAAGCAGCTCGAGAATGTCGTCGGAAAAAGAAAGATTATGTTAAGTGCTTGGAAAACAGAGTTGCTGTTCttgaaaatcaaaacaagacattgatagAGGAGTTAAAAGCTTTAAAAGAACTGTACTGTCAGAAGGAAGGATAA
- the LOC138314781 gene encoding cAMP-responsive element modulator-like isoform X1 — protein sequence MFLQPSSKRMSENVNSDDIDGNPAAMSVVHMPSLNQPVQVQSVIHSNQPSVIQTAGPNIQTIQVVRVAAVDDDMNEDSEGKKRREILSRRPSYRKILNELSSSPVPKIEEESNSSQSQDGESQEAATNLSTHNNVQFQQGDLVPSGAIQITSDGTSVAQGLQTLTMTNASPTTSAATGATIVQYAQGPDGQFYIPGTVQAYQIATSGSIPQGVVMATAGSPMSSPTNMGEEASRKRELRLLKNREAARECRRKKKDYVKCLENRVAVLENQNKTLIEELKALKELYCQKEG from the exons ATGTTTTTGCAGCCTTCTTCGAAGAGGATGTCAGAGAATGTGAATTCTGATGACATTGATGGGAACCCTGCTGCCATGTCTGTGGTACATATGCCATCCTTGAACCAACCAGTTCAAGTACAGTCTGTTATCCACTCAAATCAACCCTCTGTCATACAGACTGCAGGACCAAATATACAGACAATTCAGGTTGTGAGA GTGGCAGCTGTAGATGATGATATGAATGAAGACTCTGAAGGGAAAAAGCGTAGAGAAATTCTATCAAGACGACCCTCTTACAG AAAAATATTGAATGAGTTGTCATCATCTCCGGTACCGAAAATTGAAGAGGAGTCAAATAGTAGCCAAAGTCAAGATGGAGAGAGCCAGGAGGCAGCTACTAATCTGTCCACACATAACAATGTCCAGTTCCAGCAAGGTGACT TAGTCCCCTCTGGAGCTATTCAAATAACATCTGATGGCACATCAGTAGCACAGGGTCTTCAGACATTGACCATGACCAATGCCAGTCCTACAACATCTGCTGCAACAGGTGCAACCATTGTGCAGTATGCACAGGGGCCAGATGGACAGTTTTACATACCAG gtacagtACAAGCGTACCAAATAGCAACATCTGGTTCAATACCCCAGGGTGTTGTGATGGCTACAGCTGGCAGTCCAATGTCTAGTCCTACCAATATGGGAGAGGAGGCATCACGCAAACGAGAACTCAGACTTTTGAAAAATAG GGAAGCAGCTCGAGAATGTCGTCGGAAAAAGAAAGATTATGTTAAGTGCTTGGAAAACAGAGTTGCTGTTCttgaaaatcaaaacaagacattgatagAGGAGTTAAAAGCTTTAAAAGAACTGTACTGTCAGAAGGAAGGATAA
- the LOC138314781 gene encoding cAMP-responsive element modulator-like isoform X2: MFLQPSSKRMSENVNSDDIDGNPAAMSVVHMPSLNQPVQVQSVIHSNQPSVIQTAGPNIQTIQVVRVAAVDDDMNEDSEGKKRREILSRRPSYRKILNELSSSPVPKIEEESNSSQSQDGESQEAATNLSTHNNVQFQQGDFPSGAIQITSDGTSVAQGLQTLTMTNASPTTSAATGATIVQYAQGPDGQFYIPGTVQAYQIATSGSIPQGVVMATAGSPMSSPTNMGEEASRKRELRLLKNREAARECRRKKKDYVKCLENRVAVLENQNKTLIEELKALKELYCQKEG, from the exons ATGTTTTTGCAGCCTTCTTCGAAGAGGATGTCAGAGAATGTGAATTCTGATGACATTGATGGGAACCCTGCTGCCATGTCTGTGGTACATATGCCATCCTTGAACCAACCAGTTCAAGTACAGTCTGTTATCCACTCAAATCAACCCTCTGTCATACAGACTGCAGGACCAAATATACAGACAATTCAGGTTGTGAGA GTGGCAGCTGTAGATGATGATATGAATGAAGACTCTGAAGGGAAAAAGCGTAGAGAAATTCTATCAAGACGACCCTCTTACAG AAAAATATTGAATGAGTTGTCATCATCTCCGGTACCGAAAATTGAAGAGGAGTCAAATAGTAGCCAAAGTCAAGATGGAGAGAGCCAGGAGGCAGCTACTAATCTGTCCACACATAACAATGTCCAGTTCCAGCAAGGTGACT TCCCCTCTGGAGCTATTCAAATAACATCTGATGGCACATCAGTAGCACAGGGTCTTCAGACATTGACCATGACCAATGCCAGTCCTACAACATCTGCTGCAACAGGTGCAACCATTGTGCAGTATGCACAGGGGCCAGATGGACAGTTTTACATACCAG gtacagtACAAGCGTACCAAATAGCAACATCTGGTTCAATACCCCAGGGTGTTGTGATGGCTACAGCTGGCAGTCCAATGTCTAGTCCTACCAATATGGGAGAGGAGGCATCACGCAAACGAGAACTCAGACTTTTGAAAAATAG GGAAGCAGCTCGAGAATGTCGTCGGAAAAAGAAAGATTATGTTAAGTGCTTGGAAAACAGAGTTGCTGTTCttgaaaatcaaaacaagacattgatagAGGAGTTAAAAGCTTTAAAAGAACTGTACTGTCAGAAGGAAGGATAA
- the LOC138314781 gene encoding cAMP-responsive element modulator-like isoform X5: MSENVNSDDIDGNPAAMSVVHMPSLNQPVQVQSVIHSNQPSVIQTAGPNIQTIQVVRVAAVDDDMNEDSEGKKRREILSRRPSYRKILNELSSSPVPKIEEESNSSQSQDGESQEAATNLSTHNNVQFQQGDLVPSGAIQITSDGTSVAQGLQTLTMTNASPTTSAATGATIVQYAQGPDGQFYIPGTVQAYQIATSGSIPQGVVMATAGSPMSSPTNMGEEASRKRELRLLKNREAARECRRKKKDYVKCLENRVAVLENQNKTLIEELKALKELYCQKEG; encoded by the exons ATGTCAGAGAATGTGAATTCTGATGACATTGATGGGAACCCTGCTGCCATGTCTGTGGTACATATGCCATCCTTGAACCAACCAGTTCAAGTACAGTCTGTTATCCACTCAAATCAACCCTCTGTCATACAGACTGCAGGACCAAATATACAGACAATTCAGGTTGTGAGA GTGGCAGCTGTAGATGATGATATGAATGAAGACTCTGAAGGGAAAAAGCGTAGAGAAATTCTATCAAGACGACCCTCTTACAG AAAAATATTGAATGAGTTGTCATCATCTCCGGTACCGAAAATTGAAGAGGAGTCAAATAGTAGCCAAAGTCAAGATGGAGAGAGCCAGGAGGCAGCTACTAATCTGTCCACACATAACAATGTCCAGTTCCAGCAAGGTGACT TAGTCCCCTCTGGAGCTATTCAAATAACATCTGATGGCACATCAGTAGCACAGGGTCTTCAGACATTGACCATGACCAATGCCAGTCCTACAACATCTGCTGCAACAGGTGCAACCATTGTGCAGTATGCACAGGGGCCAGATGGACAGTTTTACATACCAG gtacagtACAAGCGTACCAAATAGCAACATCTGGTTCAATACCCCAGGGTGTTGTGATGGCTACAGCTGGCAGTCCAATGTCTAGTCCTACCAATATGGGAGAGGAGGCATCACGCAAACGAGAACTCAGACTTTTGAAAAATAG GGAAGCAGCTCGAGAATGTCGTCGGAAAAAGAAAGATTATGTTAAGTGCTTGGAAAACAGAGTTGCTGTTCttgaaaatcaaaacaagacattgatagAGGAGTTAAAAGCTTTAAAAGAACTGTACTGTCAGAAGGAAGGATAA